The DNA sequence ATAATGCTAATGTTCTTACAATAAAATGTAAACTATCGTTGAGTTAGTTTGACTAAATTGACACGTGCATTTTGCCTTATAAGCTATGCCCATAAACATGTACAGTTTTTGAGATCACAGAACGGGTGTTCTTCTCAAAGTAACACACAAATGCCCACCAACAACGCTTTGCCATGGTTTTTTATGCAGTCTAAAACCTAGCATGACGCACTTGTAAAAGTAAACTAGTTTTTGCAGAGCACGAGGTTCCACATTGTTCTAGATTCGTATAGCACTACACAGGGTAAACTGATGCATTGAAGAGTGTACATTAACAATATCCCATCTGAAGCATGGTGTTGCATGGTATATGCAGTACCATTAAAGATAATGATTACTAGTTTATGCTGAGGGTGTGCATGTTCATTTTGTTTGTGTTCTGTTGCATTAGGATGGTCCTAAATGGACAATAAAACAGCAGGACTGTGCAATGCCTGGGGGACATCTTAACCCCTAATTAGAGCCCCGGCCCCCCTGCTGAAACTCTAGATTCCCCAGTGTCCCATCAGGGCCAGGGAGCTCTTCCTCCACCCCAAGGCTCTACGTGTTGACTCGTTTCCCTCAGCAGCGTGGCCATTTCCTACACACATGGAGGTCATGTTTTCCCCGCAGGGCGCTCCCTCACGTGGGAGTTCAAGCCGTTGGCGTGACACAGTTCAGGCCTCGCCAGTCCCTCAGGCTGCCTAATTACACCGTGTCATCACACTCTCAGGACCTGTGTCCACGCATTTTAAACAGATactgtccttgttttttttttatgtggaAGTGCCTACTAGAGGGTTGTTGTGGTAACCTCGTTTTCCCCACCTCTATGTAAAATGATTCACGCAGTGTTTCTGAAATGAAATCCTATGCAGTCAATTGGTTTGTAACCAGTGTTTTTCAGTGTGGGCATGTTGCGTGTATATGTTCTAACATGTATCCTCTGGGTTATGCCTACTTTCTCTCACTAATGCTGTCTTCTTGCTGTGACACTAACCAGGACTCTCCACTGGGACTCTGACCCGTCCACTCTTCAGCTTCACTCTGACTCTGAGCTGCGGTATTGGACACTACCTTCTTTTCGACCTCTAGTGTTGTTGCTCTTCTTGATCCGCTCAAAGCTGCCATTTTATATCAGAAGAAAAGTGTGTAGCTTGCTGGCATCTTTCTTTGACCTACATACACGCTGTtatccttcctttccttctccacGAATAAGTGATTATCAGAAGACAAAATCCCCCATCGGTCTTAAAGGCAACTTCAGCTTTGAGGTGCTAATGAAAAGGCGGCAATATGATAGTACCGTTGTGTGCTTTGTCTGGGCTGGCCCTAGGTTTATGTTATTGTTTCAGCTCTCCTTGGCCCTTCCATGTGTCCTGAAGTTGTGCTCTGCTTTTAGGCGGGGACCTCTGAAGATGGGCATGGCCAAGATCACCCATGTTGACTTCCCTCCAAAAGAGACTGTGTCGTACACCAAGGAGACCCAGACACCTGTGATGACCCAGCAGAAAGAAGGTGAAAGCCTGACTCAACTACTCTAGACTCTTTTAGGAGTTGATATTTTCAGGACACaactaaaggtgtgtgtgtgtgtgtgtgtgtgtgtgtgtgatgtgatgtggccGGCTGGCCTGTGGGAGCAGGAAGTGAACACGGAGTGGAAATGATCTGGCCTTACCGAGCACAGAGATGAAAGCTGGGGGAAATTGCAGGGGCCCCCTGAGAAACATAAGAAACCAAAGGAAAGATTAAATACACACACGTATGCCCACTCCTCTCTCAACTCCCATCCTCAAAGCAATAGGGCCTTGCTACAATAAATGTGCAGGTTGAGAGGGCCAGAGCGAATGGGGAAGAAAGGCAGTAGATTGGCTAGATAGGAAGTGCTTTGTGCATGCTCGGCTAATGTATTGGAAGCATGTcaatatgtatgttattgttGCACAGCAGCTTTCATGTGGTTGTCTAGGcgtatctttaaaaaaaagcatATTTACTCAAAGTCCACATGTGCAATATTGTGATTACGCCCCTCGTTTGTCTTTGCTAAGATGCAGTTCAAACACTCTCTCGGACTGAAATCCATCTTAGTTGTTTACACTGCTTTATCAGCAAGACATGTCAGAGACTACCCTACTGCTATAAAGAGGGGCAATGTAACCTAGCTGTTTAAAaagagtgtatatatatatatatatatttttacacagTGAGtgattttaaaaatgttatgATTGCAGATTTGTGTCCGTAGAAGTTTTGGTTGATGAACAAAAGGTTTATTCCCTGCATGGGCTAGTTGTCTTTGTGCTTGTGAAGCAACTCCTCTAAGTTCCCCCTTCACACTTCAAACTGCATAGAACCAAGTTTGTTCCCTATCATTTCAATCTCCCGTGGAAACGATGCCAGATGACTTGTGGTGATTTGTCATTGAGGATTGTGAATTGCCTGCAGTCTGGCTGTGAACAAGTTGTGTGACTCCTGGAGGGAAAAACAACCAGACCCAGTGAAGAATGAAGAGTggagctctctctgtctgttctgtggAGGCATAGGGACTCTCTCTCTAGGGCATTGTAACACTGTGTTAAACAAGGATGGTTTCTGCTGCCTGTTCAGcactagacccccccccccactctctctgtcactctgtaatCATTTCATCAACTCTCTTGCTTCCCTGTCTTTTCCCTTCACCCAATAGGCACATAACAAAACACACTCAGTGACATTGTGCGTTTTCACGGCATCACTCCTGGCACTTGGTGAGGCGGCATTCCCTCGCCTGTTCGCACCCTTCTGTGCATATTCCATGTTGGGGGTGGAGTCGGGCGTGTGCACTGATTTGAGCGATTCATCATGTTGTCAAGAGGAGGCGACGGCACGGCACACAAGGTCAGCGGGCGGTGGCATTGGAGGGAGGTGCTGCCGTGCCATGCTCGACAGAGAGCgcgggggtggagagggagatccCAAATGGTCCCCATAGTAGAACAACCCCTCTCCCCAAAAAGGCACAAAAAGCTAATTAGTCGTCATTAATTTACATAGGGGGCACAGGTCCTTCCAGCTCCCATCCTCTAGACCAGtggttttcaaacctctcctcaggggacCCCCAGGCGCTCCCTGTATTTGAACAAGTCCACAGCTATCACACCTGATTTttaacttgtcaactaatcagcAAGGGCTTGAATAGGCGAATCGGGTGCAATAGTTCACGGCTACAACTAAATTGTGAAACTTCTGGGGGGGTCTGATGGGAGAGGTTTGAAAGGCACTGCTCGAGACTCTCTAATATAGGCTACTAGGAGTCCAGTGTAGATGCAAATGTTGTGACCTGGTGGGAAAGTATCTATTAGTTTGAGACGTTTCCCCATAAATCTTAGGCCCAACAATATTTATAAAAGTAATACTCATTGTTTATTTGGGATGGTTGTAATTCCCATTCCAGGTCATGCAAGGAAAATCAGTGAATCAGGGCCCCCCCCCGTGTAGAAATCAAATGTTGTGGTAGCCTATATCAAGATCGTTAACAAGTTCAGGCTACAGCAGTAGACTTTATGCAATGTCAATAAGTGCTGCTTAACAAGAGGTTGTAATTATGGGAAGAAGATATGGGGAAATTCATTGAGTGGTCTGCCCGGAACTCTGTTTGAAAAAGGCTTCAGGCAATACAAGAGAGCATTTGAGTACATTTGAAATATGATTCATTTCAATTGTTTTAATCACTTGGAATTCAGGGGAAGGCCATAACTTTTAATCACTAAAGGAACTCAACAGCCTCTTGTTTGAAGTGGCACTCTTTGAACATTGTCTCATTTCATGCGCTTGGCACTTGATGATTAGTACCCCTTAACTGACTGTATTGTTGAATTAAGTTTAGGCCCAGGCTACCATTTTTAACTAGAATTTCAGCATGCTCATATCAATTCTAGTAGAGTTTATTCCAAGGTATGAATGTGAAAAAATAACCATGAAGAAAGATTTATAGGGTATATAATATTTGTTTTTTGCTGAATCACATCTTCTCAAAGGTGCTTTTTGTCTCAATCCTTTGTTTGTTGCGAGAGAAAGAGGGCCTATATAAAGGGATAGAGATGCAGAGCAAGTAACCAAGTGTGTAAACTCAACAAAAGCCTCCCATTTTAAAGCAGACTGAACCCTGATTAACCTGCTCATCAGAATAGCAGTAGGGTGACTGCTGAAATCTCCCGGGTTGTGTTGTCCCTCTAGTAAATCCGTATGTGACACTTGTAGGCATATGCTATGCACGTAAACCTATTTTGGAGCTTGACCTGCTTCTGATGGCAGCAAAATAAATTTGGGGCATTATGGTGTTTTTTTCTGAGATGTCAAATTATTTTGCCGTTCATTTTAGCTGGCAAATGCAAGAAATAGGAGAACAGCAATAAAAGGAACCTTGTCGTATGTGGTTTGTGAACAGTTGTTATGAGTAATTCTGTTTACTTTAGACTTGAAGGGGAAGGACATTTTTCATTTACGGATTGAAAACTAGCGGTGAATTGAATGACGCCATGGCGCGTTCTGTATTTAGCGCTAAGTGGGCTCTCTCTCTACTGACAGACTGTGTGCTGTCTCCTCATCTAGAAAGACCAGCAGATGGAAGCTGAGGTTTGTGGAACAGCCTTTAGTAAACTGACATGTGGAAGTCAGATTTGTGTTGTCCATCCTGTGGCTGTGGAGGTGACGGACACACCTGCAGTGGGGAGTAGAGGTCATTAGTTTTGTACGTGAACAACACACTGGGGCCACGTCTCGTTTGCATTAATATAGTGTCTATTGACAAAGAACTGtgattacacctccctctcccgGCCCCCCAAAAGCTTTTATTTCTCTGGTACAAAAGCCATAATTGGGCCTGCTTTGAGGGGAGGTGTCAGTGTGCAGGACATGGTTGATCCGTGTTGAATTCTGTTAAATGTTTCCCCCCACCCCGATTCTGTCCTCTTACCCCAGCAGGGTCACCAGGATCACTAGCTTTTCTCCAAATGGCCATTTTGGCTGGCAGGTGCATTATACCCTTTATTTTCAGATTGTCTTTCCGCTCCTAATGCCTGGCAGGTTGATTGCTCTGCCTGCCTCGTCAGGGGAAACGGCTGACGAGCGCGGCCGGGCCCAGCTGAAAGACAGTGATTACTGTTTTCCTTTAAGCCTGATTGAGGCCCTTGAAAGGAAAGATTTTAACCTTCTCCTTTGGGTCTCAGGGTACGGCCGTCCATTTGAAATGGCTCGTCATCAACCCTGTTCTGTAAACTTATCAGAGCACCCAACGCCCTCCCACCTAataggaaggagggaagagaatcACTTTATATGGGAAAAGTGACAAATTACTTTATCATAGATCTCAGTGGAAATGGAAAGGTTGTGTGCAACGCTGCTGCCATTAAAGATGAACTATGCATACGTAGAGCTCTAAAAAGGTATGGAAGTAACACACTGTACATTTTCTCATCCACGTGAATGTGTTTGTTTAGACGGCCTATTTATGCATTGAAGAGGCGTGTATGGAGAGGGGACGGTGATGTGTTGAAGATAGCAGAGTTGTCTAGTGTGTCTGAGCCAGCGTGTGGTTTGCCAGCTGGTCCGGCCTACAAGCTGTATTTTGTCGTACGTTCTCTGAGGTTGAATAGCAGTCTGTGGACCCCCTGGTGGGGCGGTAATTGCACAGGCTTGCCGTTCAGAGAGAGACTTGTCTAGGGGCGGCCAGGCGGGAAACCTCTGTGCCATCCTCATGCCACCTTGTAGTAGAACAAGACAATCCAAGCAGCGCCATCTGGTTAGCACCGTCCTGTCAGCTGGTCAGGCCATTGGGAGTGGGCCTGGGCAGCTGCTCCCCGCCTGCTGGCCCCGGACCATGGCCCCGGCCCCTGGTTGGAAGGGGGGACTTGTTACTGGGACATGGAGGATATGGCTGCACTGACAAGTGCAAGCCCCCTGTTGAATAGCTGCGTCTCATTAACaggaagagggggaaaggggggggggccTAGGACCCAGACCCCTGCTGCGTCACCCCCTCCACACAAATGACAACTTTAGAGGCGCAGGTCCTTTCAGAGAGGTGACATTGTGTCGTCAAACCAAACGAATGGGAGATAAGACACAGAATCATTTCATTCCCATACCCATGCTAGCCTGCTTAACATTCAGTGTGTTATATTGAAGAGAAAAACAACGTTGCGGCGGTAGACTAGTACTCATTAGGAATGAACCAAACATTGACACAGAATTGCAGGATCAGTTGTCACTTCAAACCATTGTAATTCAAATAAGCCATAACTTTGCTCATTTGTCACTGTCAAATTTGGCGTCACTCATTTTGTCTCAACCAAGAAATATAAAGCATTGCCAGGTTTATGTGGTGTTCAACTGAAATCATGCACCTTTGACCCaacagaggaagaagaagaggaggaggaagttgCTCCACCACAACAAGTGCTTGAGGCCCAAACAGAGAAACCTGtccagaaagaggaggaggaaggtaggaGTTGTGGCGTTTAAACAAATAACAATTGGATCTCTTTGACGTCCTCTTCATTGAATAATCTTACAAACCGTTTTTGTGGGATTTCTACATCAAAGTTTTGTATGACGTCCCTTTTTTTGTTTTGGACTTTTTAAAATTTGCCCGTAACGTTTACTGTCCGTTTGTCTGTAGCACCTCCGCAAGAGCTGACCGAGGAGGAGAAGCTGCAGATCCTCCACTCTGAGCAGTTCATAACCTTCTTTGACCACAGCACCCGCATCGTGGAGCGGGCCCTGTCTGAACATGTGGACGTCTTCTTCGACTACAGTGGTCgcgagatggaggagaaggaggggttaGGAAAGCTCTCCGATAGACGAGTCCCATTTCTTTGATACCTTTTTGAGTAGAAAAGGGCTAAATCATGTCGCTGTTTAGTAATAGGAAGGAGTGTGGTATTGTTATGACTGTGACTATGCTGTTTTCTAGTGAGATCCAGGCAGGGGCCAAGCTGTTTTTGAACAGGCAGTTTATGGACGAGCGCTGGTCCAAGCACCGTGTGGTCACCTGTCTGGACTGGTCCGCTCAGGTAAAAACATGCTCCGGGGTGAAGTGTCTCCTAGGTGCAGATCTAGGACCAGCTTTCCTTTTTTCAATCCTAGCCTTAATCATTGggtaaactgacccaagatcagcatctagggggaACTTCACCCTATACCGGTCAAACACAGCACCCGTCTGTCAGCGTTGGCTCATGATGCAACCTTTTCACTGACTCAGTCACTGAGTGACAATGCAAGCAATAGTTCTTTATGGTTTCACTGGCCCCTGTGTCTTTGTGACTCATGTCAATCTGTCTTTGTGTGTTAGGATGCCATTGGTATTGTAAGAATGAAGTATGTAAATGTATTGTTGAGTCTTTAACTCCTTCACCACTGCCCTAATTCTGTATGATATACATGGGACTTATTTTATATATTAGACATTTAACCATGTTCCTCCTGGAGCTGGGACTGCGTCATGCACAAATTGTCACTTAGTACGAGCTCGCAATGATTTGTTTCTCCTAACGTCGCCCTTCATTTGATTCATAGTTCTGCAATGGCTTCGGTCAGTGATTGAACACCAACTCATTGTTCACCACTACGTTGTTCGCTTAGAGCAAAATCCATTCCCTTGTGTTTAATTGTGTATTCACAAACTGTAAACTTCAGTTGTTCCAATATGAGAAGCAGCAGAGGTTAATGGTTTGTTTACGTCTGGTAAGTGGTTGAGAGCAGGTCTTTAAAGCCTTTCTTTCCTCCGCTATTTCTCCTTGTGTTTTAAATGTGCACTGGGAGGGTTGAGTTGGAGTGGCCAACGACCTGGAGTGGCCAACTTTACTACCGTGGTTCACTCGGCTCTCTCAGAAGTCTAGGCTCTAGTCCTTTAACATTATGCAAAGCTGTATCATCCAAACGTTATTTACCAGACTGCGCTGTTGGGGAAAAGTTTCCCGGCCATAAATCTTGTTGAAGGAGGGGCGGTTACGCATTCTGCTAGGCATTCACCGGCACCGCGGAGGGCAGGGGAGGCTTGTTCACATGGAGCCAAGCCTGGGGGCCATGACTACTTCCTCTTGACATTCATTTGGGCTGATTTGTCTGTCACCAGTATCCTGAGCTGCTGGTTGCCTCATACAACAACAACGAGGAAGCCCCCCACGAGCCGGACGGGGTGGCCCTGGTCTGGAACATGAAGTACAAGAAGAACACGCCGGAGTACGTCTTCCACTGCCAGGTACTAAAGCCACGCAGggccctccctttccctctgccTCATGGGTGGCTTTCTCCCTGACGAGTGTGGCACACCGCCAActatccctcccacctctctctctcacctccacccccctctcttatCCACATTGTGATTTCACCGGGCTGGCATTCACCTCCTCCACATCTATCCACAAACACATGTTAGTGAGGCGCCGGAGAAGAGCAGTGTTGCAATAGCTGACTGGGGTCCAAGAGGCTGCAGCAGTCGTATTAAGTGTGCTGTGCAGGGCTGGAGTGGTTATCATGTGTGTCTAAACAAGGGCCCTGtgttcagcagagagagagggagagaagctccTCCGCTGGCTTGCCTTAATATACTGCATGCCCTGCGGTTCGCAGACCAAGGCAGGTTGAGTAGAACCACATGTTGCTGCTGCCAGAGCGGATGTAGTCCCAGGCACATTGCGCCGACGAAATAAAACTGAGCAGAAGTGTGAACTCATTTTTCCTCATGCCTCTAAGTGGGCGGGAAATGCAATTTTTCCTCACCAGGTGTCACCttttgtgttaaaaaaaaaaaaaggtacttGGATGAATTAATGATTACATATGACGACTACATGTTTTAGGATTTACAGGGGATGTGTTTCAGGCTACGGGGAAGGTAGGGCTTGGACCAGTAACCCAGAAAGCAAGGAAGGAGATTTTACAAATAATAAACTAGCATGAATAATGTAGACCTATCCTGTCGTGAGCAGCCTCCAGCAGAAGGCTCTGCCGTGAGTGGTGAAGTGTGAGTCATGGAAACCACGGGATTGTTAGTTTTAAATGAAAATAAGCAGCCCATTATACAGCAAGCTCGTATACTGCTGCAGGAGCCTGAATGGCTCAAGTCTGTATGTTATTTTGAGCAGGTCTGAAATGGGGACTGCACACAGCAGTTTTTGATTGGAGGTGACATTAGACTTATATTACCGGAGAGCTGTCGCCATTCCGCTGTGCTCTCCATCTCAGCAGACGCTAACATGGCATTCTCTTTTCTTtttcaccctccccctctctctctgccagtctgcAGTGATGTCGGCCGCCTTTGCCAAGTTCCACCCTAACCTGGTGGTGGGGGGCACCTACTCAGGGCAGATCGTTCTGTGGGACAACCGGAGCAACAAGAGGACCCCTGTACAGAGGACCCCCCTGTCAGCCGCAGCACACACGGTAACACTGGGATGGAATGTCAATCAACCATCACCAAAATATATATTGATCTCAAGTTGCGTTTGACACACACAATGGCAATTAGAGGCGAGTGCAGGAACATGGTTTCGTTGGTGTGTCGTGAACAGCCTCATTGTGgggccctgttcctctctctctctctatgcagcACCCAGTGTACTGTGTGAACGTGCTGGGCACTCAGAACGCCAACAACCTCATCAGCATCTCTACCGACGGCAAGATGTGTTCCTGGAGCCTGGACATGCTGTCTCAGCCGCAGGTACCACCCATCAGTCACCTACCCGCCACCACACTGACATGGGACCGTTCTGCGCACACAACACGTCGGCCCATTCATAGGGCATGTCAAACACCGGGACCTCACTAGAACCCTTTTGTTTTACGTAAAACCTTTAATTTTGCGCTCaactcttttattttatttttcaaagtCAAGGAAATGATCTCCGCTGGCAATGTTGTTCTGACGCCGCTGCCAAACCCACCCATGTCAAATGTTAATCATTTATAAAGTGCTAGCTGAATTTAAATTCTGCATTAATAACCTGTCAAGTGAAATTTATAGGCTgtggttagggtgtgtgtgtgttagcatgcaGGCTGCGCAGAGAGTGCTGGTTGTGAATGTTATTCtgctccctcccgccctccccctACTCTACAGGACAGCCTGGAGCTGGTGTTGAAGCAGTCGAAGGCCGTCGCTGTCACCTCCATGTCTTTCCCCCTCGGGGATGTCAACAACTTTGCGGTGGGGAGCGAGGACGGTTCTGTCTACATGGCGTGTCGTCATGGAAGGTACACCAACACCCCCCTCCCCTTTGTCCCCGTCCTCGTCCCTTCTGGCTGGACAGACACCTCCAGGAAACTGAGGAGGCTTGTTAGGCCCCGGTTTAAAACATAAATATATCCCCCTCACTTCCCCAAGCAATATGAATCCAACACTTGATCTCCTGCTGTTTTGAGGTTTTCATTCCTACCCCAATCATCCTGTTTTGCTTTAGCTTCTGTCAGTTATGTTTGTAAAGGTCGCCCAACCTAAACAGGGCACACATGGAGGGGAAACAAATCATTTTTTCCCTCTTTTCTTTTGGAGGAGTTCTCCCTCGGAGTGAGGGAGTTTGTTTAAAACTGGGTGTCCCAAAGAGACTAGAATCTGAAGTTTGTTGCACAATGCTCTCGTTTGAGCGAACAGTCAGTGTGTCCGCATGTGAGGCGACAGAGCAACATGGCTGAACTCGGAGTGATGCCTGCGACGGAGAGCCTGGTCTCTACGGCTACGCTGTTAACGTTAATGTCCTGCATTATGCCCAGAGACCGCCGAGAGGGGATAGTTGCTAGGTTCTGCGTTGCAGGTTCACCTTGGTAATTGAGGGACTGATTTTTCCACCTCATTTACAATGGTATGATACTCTCATCCCAGTTAATAACGCATAAGCATCACTCATGCTGGGTATTTACCTCTCTGCGTAATTATCAGGGCCACAGCTCTGCAACATTTGACTCTGGAGCTGAATgctgtctctctttccccactgGGCTGGGAAACTACAGGCATGTTAAAAGGGGAATTCTCTAAATGTTATTCTCAAAGTAAATTGAGACAAAAAGGAGGTCTTAACCAAACCTTGTGTACTATAAAATTCAGAAATATACTGAacgaaaaatataaatgcaacaatttcaaagattttgctgagttataGTTCAATTAAGGAAATCGGTTaattgataaataaataaattaggccttaatttatggatttcacatgcctgggagggcataggcccacaaACCTGCGAGCCAGTTTGACCTAATagagagccaggcccagccaatcagaattagtttttcgcCACAAAAATGGCCTtattacaaacagaaatacctccTCCGGCCccccagttggatgtactgccaaattctttcaaACGATGTTGTAGGTGGCTTACGGTAGTGAAATGTAACATTCAAttctatggcaacagctctggtggacattcctgcagtcagcatgccaattgcacatctCTGGCATTAtgttgtggccttttattgtccccagcacaaggtgcacctgtgtaatggccatgctgtttaatcaccttcttgatataccacacctgtcaggtggatggattaccttgaTAACATGCTCACTCACAGATTTGtgaacaaaatttgagagaaataagcttttcgtgcatatggaacatttctgggatattttatttcatctcatgaaacatgggactagcacttacatgttgtgtttatatttttgttcattgtataTGCTGGCatatttaatatacagtatatttagttGGTAATGATATCACAGTATACActaggtgtacaaaacattaagaacaccttcctaatatattaagttgcccccagaacagcctcaatttgtaagagcatggactctaaaaggtgtaaaaagcattccacagagatgctggcccatgttgactccaatgcttcccacagttgtgtcaagttggctgaatgttctctgggtggtggaccattcttgatacat is a window from the Oncorhynchus tshawytscha isolate Ot180627B linkage group LG03, Otsh_v2.0, whole genome shotgun sequence genome containing:
- the LOC112236538 gene encoding dynein, cytoplasmic 1, intermediate chain 2a isoform X2, producing the protein MSDKSELKAELERKKQRLAQIREEKKRKEDERKKKEADSKKDAAPMDDSDLEKKRRETDALLQSMGITSADVPVVPPPMSPTCKSVGTPSEAGSQDSGDGAVGPRRGPLKMGMAKITHVDFPPKETVSYTKETQTPVMTQQKEEEEEEEEEVAPPQQVLEAQTEKPVQKEEEEAPPQELTEEEKLQILHSEQFITFFDHSTRIVERALSEHVDVFFDYSGREMEEKEGEIQAGAKLFLNRQFMDERWSKHRVVTCLDWSAQYPELLVASYNNNEEAPHEPDGVALVWNMKYKKNTPEYVFHCQSAVMSAAFAKFHPNLVVGGTYSGQIVLWDNRSNKRTPVQRTPLSAAAHTHPVYCVNVLGTQNANNLISISTDGKMCSWSLDMLSQPQDSLELVLKQSKAVAVTSMSFPLGDVNNFAVGSEDGSVYMACRHGSKAGISEMFEGHHGPITGIDCHTATGPVDFSHLFVTSSFDWTVKLWSTKNNKPLYSFEDNSDYVYDVMWSPTHPALFACVDGVGHLDLWNLNNDTEVPTASTTVEGNPALNRVRWAHSGKEIAVGDSDGQILVYDVGEQIAVPRNDEWTRFVRTLAEINENRDDAEELAAQRLSA
- the LOC112236538 gene encoding dynein, cytoplasmic 1, intermediate chain 2a isoform X1, whose translation is MSDKSELKAELERKKQRLAQIREEKKRKEDERKKKEADSKKDAAPMDDSDLEKKRRETDALLQSMGITSADVPVVPPPMSPTCKSVGTPSEAGSQDSGDGAVGPRTLHWDSDPSTLQLHSDSELRRGPLKMGMAKITHVDFPPKETVSYTKETQTPVMTQQKEEEEEEEEEVAPPQQVLEAQTEKPVQKEEEEAPPQELTEEEKLQILHSEQFITFFDHSTRIVERALSEHVDVFFDYSGREMEEKEGEIQAGAKLFLNRQFMDERWSKHRVVTCLDWSAQYPELLVASYNNNEEAPHEPDGVALVWNMKYKKNTPEYVFHCQSAVMSAAFAKFHPNLVVGGTYSGQIVLWDNRSNKRTPVQRTPLSAAAHTHPVYCVNVLGTQNANNLISISTDGKMCSWSLDMLSQPQDSLELVLKQSKAVAVTSMSFPLGDVNNFAVGSEDGSVYMACRHGSKAGISEMFEGHHGPITGIDCHTATGPVDFSHLFVTSSFDWTVKLWSTKNNKPLYSFEDNSDYVYDVMWSPTHPALFACVDGVGHLDLWNLNNDTEVPTASTTVEGNPALNRVRWAHSGKEIAVGDSDGQILVYDVGEQIAVPRNDEWTRFVRTLAEINENRDDAEELAAQRLSA